GTGATTATAGTGCTTGAGATAGTATTGAAAGGCCGCCTTCACGTCGGCATACGCCAGGTCGAGTGCGAGCGGGCTGGACGGGTTCTTCGTAGCAAAAAAGCTATATAAGGTGGCCTGCCGGTAGCGCGGCGCGTAGAGCCGGCCGACATCGTAAAATAAGCTGGCCTGATTGCGCAGGCAGGTACGGTCGGTGAAGCGGCGCAGGCGACGCAGCCGCAGTGGGGCATTCCAGTAGCCCAGCCGCCAGAAGTAGGTAGTTGGGTGCACGTAGAAGACATCGGCTACCGTGTCGGCTGGCGTAAAGGCAGGACGCGGCAGGCCGGGCAAACGCTGCTGCGCGGCCGTGCGGTGGCCGGGCAGGGCGGCCCAGCTTGTGGTATCGGCATAGTTGGGTGCCGGCCCAGCGGCCTCGACCGAAAATTTATGAACGGGCCGCAAGATATTCAGGCAGCTGTTTAGCACCCCGCATACACCAAGGCTGGCGACCGCCACTACCCGCCGACTACTAGCCTGGTACACCGCTAAGGGTTTTTAGTAGCCGCCGAATCGATAGGCACGGGCTGGTTGGGCACAGCTGCTGCTTTAGCCGGTGCCGTAACAGGCTTTGCCGAATCGGCCCGGAGCTGGCTGGTGGCCGGCGCGGCTACCGGGCGGGCGGCGGGTGCTACCCGGATGGTTTCGGGCGCGGCGGGCGGCAGGGTCAGCTGCTCGGCCTGAGGACCAACTTCGGGAGCTGTCATGGTAGAGTCGGCGGCCGTTTGGCTGGTGCTGGTGAGGTGCTCGTCGGGGTTGGCAGGGCGGTCGATAAACAGGTACAGCACGATGCCCAGCAGCACCAGCACCCCACCCACAATAAAGACCAGGTTGAGCGGATTGCGCCGCTCTTCGGCCGGCGGCAGCGACCGCTCTTCAAACGAGAGCAGGCTGGGCGCCGCCGAAGCCAGCCAATCGGGCGCAGCTACCGGTGGCGCGGCTGGTATGGCCTCCGTCGAAATGGCAGCGGGCAGGGGGTTGGCTGGCGCAACGGCCTCAGGTTCAGGAATGGATGCTTCGGGCACCGCTGGGGTGGGCGGCCCATCGGTACCGGACGGCGTAGCTACGGGCAGCGCCGGTTCGATGCCGAAAATAATCTGCCGCTTCAGCGTTTCGAACTCCGGCGCGGTAATGGTGCCGGCATCGAGCATTTCCTTGAGCTGCCGCAGGGCGGCAAGAGACGAGTTGGCATCGGACGGGCTCATAGCGAGTGCAAAAATGCGGAGAATTTATTTGTGGTCGACCGCCGACAACCGGGCGCGCCGACGCTCCAGAATCTGGCTACTGGTTTGGTGCAGCTGGCCATTGCTGATAAGCTGCACACTATCCTGGCGCAGCAGCAGGGCATTGGACTTATTCTGGCGCAGCAGCTCGTCGATGCGCTTGAGATTGGCGGCGGTGTTGCTGCGCGTCGATTCGATAGCACGGTTCAGCTTATCCTTTTCCTTGTCTACGGCCGCTACTTTCGCTTCGGCCTCGGCCACCTGCTGGCGGTAGGCATTGGTGCGGGCGGCGGGCGCGTATTTTTCGAGCATATCCTGCAGATGCTTAAACTCGGCAGCAGTCAGGTCGGGCGAGAAGAAGGTTTTTTCGCCAAAGCCCCCAAAAAGCGCTACTTCCGTGGTGGAGTCGGTAAGGGCCGTGAGGGCTGCGTATAAATCGACGGGCCGGCTCGAAATGGCCGTGCCGGCTACCTGCTTGGCCGCGATAGCCGTTTTCTTGCCCAGCAAACCGGCCAGGCCGCTTTTAAACGAGATGCGGTACGAGTCTTTCATAAAAGACTGAAAGAAATCGCGGGTTTCGTCGACCGAGCCATCTACTACCACATTGACGCTGGATTGTGAGCGGCCGGCGTAAGGCAGCTGGCCCTGCCGCACTTCGTAGAGCTGCGCCCAGGCCGGGGCAGCGCCCAGTAAGCAAGCCATTAGCAGCAGGAAGCGGAAATTAAACATAGTAAAAATCTGATATTAAGAAAAAACTAGCGCTCGTCGTGCCGGGCAAAGGCGGCGCGCATATCCTGCTGCATGTGCTGAAACCGGGCTACGGCGGCGGCCAGAAACTCGTCGTCAAGCAGCTGCCGGATTTCTACGTCGGGGGGCGCAATGCCGGTGAGGTCGAGCTCACTCACTTTGTAGGTTTGCTCCAGTGGGCCCTGCTCCAGCTTGAGCAGGTACTTGCCGTTCCAGGCCAGCAGCGTGATTTTGACCTGGGGAAACGGAATATCGGCAACGTGACGCATGAGTTGGGAAGAAGAGAACCGGCCGAAGATAGTACGCCTACCCGGCCCTGGCGGTTAAACTCGACTTTAACGCCGCTTCCCGGCGGGGCGTATAAAGGGTACACCGGCCCCGCAGGCCAGGCTTTTCCATCACCTT
The sequence above is drawn from the Hymenobacter baengnokdamensis genome and encodes:
- a CDS encoding SHOCT domain-containing protein; protein product: MSPSDANSSLAALRQLKEMLDAGTITAPEFETLKRQIIFGIEPALPVATPSGTDGPPTPAVPEASIPEPEAVAPANPLPAAISTEAIPAAPPVAAPDWLASAAPSLLSFEERSLPPAEERRNPLNLVFIVGGVLVLLGIVLYLFIDRPANPDEHLTSTSQTAADSTMTAPEVGPQAEQLTLPPAAPETIRVAPAARPVAAPATSQLRADSAKPVTAPAKAAAVPNQPVPIDSAATKNP